From a single Nostoc edaphicum CCNP1411 genomic region:
- the uca gene encoding urea carboxylase: MFNKVLIANRGEIACRIIRTLDRIGIASVAVYSQADAHAAHVAAAGEAVCVGDAAAAQSYLRIEAILAAAQATGAEAIHPGYGFLSENVAFAEACAEAGIVFIGPTPEQLRQFGLKHEARAIAQTAGVPLVPGSLLLDNLQEVKQAAAEIGYPVMIKSTAGGGGIGMQLCRSEDTVADLLENVQRLSRNNFSQSGVFLEKYIERARHIEVQIFGDGQGNVVALGERDCSTQRRNQKVIEEAPAPNISNTLRQRLYDSAVKLCQGIRYQSAGTVEFIYDVDSQQFYFLEVNTRLQVEHGVTEAITGVDLVEWMVRQAQGESLGLASYQYQPQGHAIQVRVYAEDPHKNFQPSSGELTQVQFADGIRCDTWIATGTKVSPFYDPLLAKIIVHGESRADAIAILQTSLAQSRIDGIETNLEYLRQIITDSTFIQGNITTKFTNSFTYRPNTIDVLVPGTMTTIQDYPGRVGYWNVGVPPSGPMDSLAFRLGNQILGNPESAAGLECTLSGPALRFNSDTVICLTGAQMKATLDKQPIPYWKAVLVKAGSTLRLGSIQGNGFRTYINVQGGFDVPDYLGSKATFTLGRFGGHGGRELQVGDVLKLHPSTSQEPQSIAPELIPTYSNHWEIGVLYGPHGAPDFFTNEDIEIFFSTHWEVHYNSARTGIRLIGPKPTWARQDGGEAGLHPSNIHDNAYAVGTVDFTGDMPIILGLDGPSLGGFVCPAAIAQAELWKIGQLKPGNTIQFRRLTFNQALHQELQSDRQIQLGTGDWGLGTGYQEDRSVDSDPNQIIKEFPAQSPILAEIPATDDQIAVIYRQASDKYLLIEYGDLVLDLKLRFRVHELMVYLQTNPIDGILELTPGMRSLQIHYDSRVISQSNLVTALQNIESHLPDISNLEVPTRILHLPLSWDDESTQLAIEKYMQSVRKDAPWCPSNIEFIRRINGLGSIAEVKEILFNASYLVMGLGDVYLGAPVAVPLDPRHRLVTTKYNPARTWTPENAVGIGGAYLCVYGMEGPGGYQFVGRTVQMWNRYKQTADFQDGKPWLLRFFDQIRFYPVSHEELMRHREDFIEGKFKLKIEETTFKFGDYQQFLQEIAQEATICQTRQRIAFREERDRWTATAEEESTLVAADIPPAIATTIPDDCYALSAPTTANVWQVLIKPGDRITEDTGVIVLEAMKQEMTLLPDDPGTVVEVLCEPGQLVTAGQILAIVRGEGL; the protein is encoded by the coding sequence ATGTTCAACAAAGTTTTGATTGCCAATCGGGGTGAAATTGCTTGCCGGATTATTCGCACCCTCGATCGCATCGGTATTGCCTCGGTTGCAGTCTATTCCCAAGCTGATGCCCACGCTGCCCATGTTGCAGCCGCTGGGGAAGCTGTCTGTGTTGGAGATGCGGCCGCCGCGCAAAGTTATCTGCGGATTGAGGCGATTTTGGCAGCAGCACAGGCGACTGGTGCTGAGGCGATTCATCCCGGTTATGGCTTTTTAAGCGAGAATGTCGCCTTTGCCGAAGCTTGCGCGGAAGCAGGAATTGTGTTTATTGGGCCCACACCCGAACAACTGCGGCAATTTGGACTGAAACATGAAGCAAGAGCGATCGCACAAACGGCTGGAGTGCCACTTGTCCCCGGTAGTTTGTTGCTAGACAATTTGCAGGAAGTCAAACAGGCAGCGGCAGAAATTGGCTATCCTGTGATGATCAAAAGTACGGCCGGGGGTGGTGGCATTGGAATGCAGTTGTGCCGGAGTGAAGACACTGTGGCAGATTTGTTGGAAAATGTGCAGCGCTTGAGTCGGAATAACTTTAGTCAGAGTGGAGTATTTTTAGAAAAATACATCGAACGGGCGCGACACATTGAAGTGCAAATCTTTGGTGATGGACAAGGGAACGTAGTTGCCCTTGGTGAACGCGATTGTTCAACACAACGGCGCAATCAAAAAGTGATTGAAGAAGCTCCGGCACCGAATATTAGTAATACTCTTCGACAGCGCTTGTATGACTCTGCCGTTAAACTCTGTCAGGGGATTCGCTATCAATCGGCTGGTACGGTTGAGTTTATCTACGATGTGGATAGCCAACAGTTTTACTTCTTAGAGGTAAATACCCGCTTACAGGTGGAACATGGCGTCACAGAAGCTATTACAGGTGTGGATTTAGTCGAGTGGATGGTGCGTCAAGCTCAGGGCGAGTCGCTGGGGTTGGCATCATACCAATATCAACCGCAAGGACATGCGATTCAGGTGCGGGTTTATGCCGAAGATCCGCATAAAAATTTTCAGCCGAGTTCGGGTGAGTTAACTCAAGTGCAGTTTGCGGATGGCATTCGTTGCGATACCTGGATTGCCACTGGCACAAAAGTTTCGCCGTTTTACGATCCATTGTTGGCGAAGATAATTGTGCATGGAGAATCAAGAGCAGATGCGATCGCAATTCTCCAAACTTCCCTGGCTCAATCTCGCATCGATGGCATTGAAACTAACCTGGAATACTTACGCCAAATTATTACTGATTCGACGTTTATTCAGGGCAACATTACCACGAAATTTACCAATAGCTTTACCTATCGCCCGAATACAATTGATGTGCTAGTTCCAGGCACGATGACCACTATTCAAGATTATCCGGGACGGGTGGGCTACTGGAATGTTGGTGTGCCGCCTTCTGGGCCAATGGATTCTTTGGCGTTTCGGTTGGGCAACCAGATTTTAGGCAATCCAGAATCGGCCGCTGGGTTGGAGTGTACCTTATCTGGCCCCGCTTTGCGATTCAATAGCGATACGGTGATTTGCCTCACGGGAGCGCAGATGAAAGCTACCTTAGATAAACAGCCAATTCCCTATTGGAAGGCAGTTTTGGTAAAAGCCGGAAGTACTCTACGGTTAGGCAGCATTCAGGGCAATGGTTTCCGCACATATATTAATGTACAAGGTGGGTTTGATGTACCCGATTATTTAGGCAGTAAAGCAACCTTTACTCTGGGCCGATTTGGTGGACATGGCGGCAGAGAGTTACAGGTGGGCGATGTCCTCAAATTGCATCCCTCCACATCTCAAGAACCGCAATCTATTGCTCCCGAATTGATTCCCACCTACTCAAATCATTGGGAAATTGGAGTTTTGTATGGCCCTCATGGTGCGCCGGATTTCTTTACGAATGAAGACATCGAGATTTTTTTCAGTACTCATTGGGAAGTGCATTACAACTCGGCGCGAACCGGAATTCGGTTGATTGGGCCAAAACCGACTTGGGCGCGACAAGATGGTGGTGAAGCGGGGTTACATCCTTCCAATATTCACGATAATGCTTATGCCGTTGGGACAGTCGATTTCACCGGAGATATGCCGATTATCCTGGGTTTGGATGGGCCGAGTTTGGGCGGTTTTGTCTGTCCTGCTGCGATCGCCCAAGCAGAACTCTGGAAAATCGGGCAACTCAAACCGGGGAATACAATTCAATTCCGTCGCCTCACTTTTAACCAAGCATTGCATCAAGAATTGCAGTCGGATCGGCAAATTCAATTAGGGACTGGGGATTGGGGACTAGGGACTGGGTATCAGGAAGATAGGTCTGTGGATTCAGATCCCAACCAAATCATAAAAGAATTTCCTGCTCAATCCCCAATTCTGGCAGAAATTCCCGCAACCGATGACCAAATTGCCGTCATCTACCGTCAAGCGAGTGATAAATACTTGTTGATTGAATACGGAGATTTGGTGCTGGATTTGAAGTTGCGTTTTCGGGTGCATGAGTTAATGGTTTATTTGCAAACCAACCCCATTGATGGGATTTTGGAATTAACGCCGGGAATGCGATCGCTACAAATTCACTACGATAGCCGTGTCATTTCCCAATCAAATTTAGTTACCGCATTACAAAATATCGAATCTCATCTCCCGGATATTTCAAATTTAGAAGTGCCAACCCGGATTCTACATCTACCGTTGTCCTGGGATGATGAATCTACTCAACTAGCCATTGAAAAATATATGCAATCGGTGCGAAAAGATGCACCGTGGTGTCCTAGCAATATTGAATTTATTCGGCGGATTAATGGACTGGGAAGCATTGCAGAAGTCAAAGAAATTCTCTTTAATGCCAGTTACTTGGTGATGGGCTTGGGTGATGTTTATCTCGGTGCGCCAGTAGCAGTCCCCCTCGATCCCCGTCATCGTCTCGTCACCACAAAATACAATCCCGCCCGGACTTGGACTCCTGAAAATGCAGTCGGCATCGGTGGTGCATATCTCTGCGTTTATGGTATGGAGGGGCCGGGTGGTTATCAGTTTGTCGGACGCACTGTGCAGATGTGGAATCGCTACAAACAAACCGCAGATTTTCAAGATGGCAAACCCTGGCTGTTGCGATTCTTCGATCAAATTCGATTTTATCCAGTTTCTCACGAGGAGTTAATGCGCCACCGAGAGGATTTTATTGAAGGTAAATTCAAACTCAAGATTGAAGAAACCACATTTAAATTCGGTGATTATCAACAGTTTTTACAAGAAATTGCCCAAGAGGCAACGATATGCCAAACCCGCCAGCGAATTGCCTTTCGAGAAGAACGCGATCGCTGGACAGCCACAGCCGAGGAAGAAAGCACCCTCGTCGCAGCCGATATTCCACCAGCAATTGCAACAACTATTCCTGATGATTGCTATGCCCTAAGCGCCCCAACGACGGCAAACGTTTGGCAGGTGTTAATCAAACCAGGCGATCGCATTACGGAAGACACGGGTGTAATTGTGTTGGAAGCAATGAAACAGGAAATGACTCTGTTACCGGACGATCCCGGAACGGTGGTAGAAGTCCTCTGTGAACCAGGGCAACTCGTCACAGCCGGACAGATATTAGCGATCGTCCGAGGAGAAGGATTATGA
- a CDS encoding glycosyltransferase family 4 protein: protein MEHISQLTAEIRDKAAYPDILVISRLFLPKEAVIGEYIYNRCLQDPERVIVLAASCSGDKVFDEGQQFPVYRWSYPRYWHSGCVGNILKPFLNIVCSFVLAIKLYFRYHYRYIEWGHGYDFPSLLLLSYFLPIRFFIYLHGNDFLCTLHNPVLRSLFKLTLKRAEGIVCNSSYTRDYLRTALRINTPTHVINPIIRPEKFGNNVANPSSLDDLRVRVRQTYNIPESAIVILSIGRLVKHKGFDRVIDNIPLLLTFGVDVHYIICGQGPSESELKSLVHRLRVDKFVHFAGYVPEPELAGYYAACDIFAMLTLLDTKPNNMEGFGVVYLEASYFGKPVIAPRLGGVLDTVQHEENGILVNPNSGYEVFQAFNRLCKDQQLREQLGRKGKELAKRRTLHRSLYKSEAKNAIL, encoded by the coding sequence ATGGAACATATTTCTCAACTAACAGCCGAAATCAGAGACAAAGCTGCATACCCAGATATCCTAGTCATATCCCGGTTATTTCTGCCGAAAGAAGCTGTAATTGGGGAATATATCTACAATCGCTGTCTCCAAGATCCAGAGCGAGTTATTGTGCTGGCGGCTAGTTGCTCAGGAGACAAAGTATTTGATGAAGGTCAACAATTTCCTGTATATCGTTGGTCTTATCCTAGATACTGGCATAGTGGCTGTGTGGGAAATATCCTAAAGCCTTTCCTCAATATAGTTTGCTCATTTGTCCTAGCAATTAAACTCTATTTTCGCTATCACTACCGTTATATAGAGTGGGGCCACGGCTATGATTTTCCTTCACTGTTGCTATTGAGCTATTTTTTACCTATTCGCTTTTTTATCTATCTGCACGGCAATGATTTTCTTTGTACTTTACACAATCCCGTGCTGCGATCGCTATTCAAATTAACACTCAAACGCGCCGAAGGTATTGTTTGTAACAGTTCTTATACACGAGATTACCTCAGAACTGCTTTACGAATAAATACTCCTACCCATGTTATCAACCCAATAATTAGACCAGAAAAATTTGGTAATAATGTAGCGAATCCCAGTAGCCTTGATGATTTACGTGTTCGCGTGCGTCAAACGTACAACATTCCCGAATCAGCAATAGTTATTCTCTCCATCGGCAGACTAGTAAAACATAAAGGTTTCGACCGAGTAATTGATAACATCCCACTATTGCTAACTTTTGGAGTCGATGTCCACTATATAATCTGCGGTCAAGGGCCAAGTGAATCTGAACTGAAATCTCTGGTGCATCGTTTGCGGGTAGATAAGTTCGTTCACTTTGCCGGATATGTTCCAGAGCCAGAATTAGCAGGCTATTATGCAGCTTGCGACATCTTTGCCATGCTAACTTTGTTGGATACTAAACCTAATAATATGGAAGGTTTTGGTGTCGTCTATTTAGAAGCAAGTTACTTCGGTAAGCCTGTAATTGCTCCTCGTTTAGGCGGTGTTCTAGACACAGTTCAGCATGAGGAAAATGGTATTCTGGTTAATCCCAATTCTGGTTATGAAGTGTTTCAAGCTTTCAATCGGTTATGCAAAGACCAGCAACTACGTGAGCAACTCGGCCGCAAAGGTAAAGAATTAGCCAAGCGTAGAACCCTTCATCGATCGCTGTATAAATCAGAGGCAAAAAATGCGATTTTGTGA
- a CDS encoding thiamine phosphate synthase → MVTRTYDNSHFDESTNGVVVMVEPYSQKEQIQQVVYRILDANLDRAREGLRIIEEWCRFGLNNAQLALECKRLRQEVAKWHTSELRAARDTPGDPGTELTHPQEEERASIKSVLQANFCRIEEALRVLEEYSKLYQPNMAKACKQMRYQVYTLESSLMGHQRHQLLWRSRLYLVTSPSESLLNNVEAALKGGLTLLQYRDKTADDSLRLEQARKLRQLCHIYGALFIVNDRVDVALAVDADGVHLGQQDMPINIARQLLGSQRLIGLSTTNKEEMQAAIAEGVDYIGVGPVYETPTKIGKAATGLEYVSYAAKNCSIPWFAIGGIDANNINDVIDAGAERVAVVRSLMQAEQPTLVTQYLLSQLNRIKPEL, encoded by the coding sequence ATGGTTACTAGGACTTATGATAATTCACACTTCGATGAAAGCACTAATGGGGTTGTTGTAATGGTCGAGCCATACAGCCAAAAAGAGCAAATACAGCAAGTTGTTTACCGCATTTTAGATGCCAATTTAGACCGCGCTCGTGAGGGTTTGCGAATTATTGAGGAATGGTGTCGGTTTGGGTTGAATAATGCCCAGTTGGCTCTTGAATGCAAGCGCTTGCGACAAGAAGTAGCCAAGTGGCATACCTCAGAGTTGCGGGCAGCGCGAGATACACCAGGCGATCCTGGGACTGAATTAACTCATCCTCAAGAAGAAGAACGAGCTAGTATAAAATCGGTTTTGCAAGCTAACTTTTGCCGTATAGAAGAAGCGTTACGGGTGTTAGAAGAATATAGCAAGCTTTACCAACCGAATATGGCTAAAGCTTGTAAGCAGATGCGTTATCAAGTTTATACCCTAGAAAGTAGTTTAATGGGTCATCAGCGCCATCAATTATTGTGGCGATCGCGTTTATATCTTGTTACTTCCCCTAGTGAAAGTTTGTTGAACAATGTCGAAGCTGCACTCAAAGGTGGATTAACGCTTCTACAGTACCGTGATAAAACCGCTGATGATTCTTTGCGTTTGGAACAAGCTAGAAAATTACGCCAGTTATGCCATATCTACGGTGCTTTGTTTATCGTTAACGATCGCGTGGATGTAGCTTTAGCTGTGGATGCAGATGGAGTGCATCTAGGACAACAAGATATGCCTATTAACATTGCTAGGCAATTACTTGGTTCACAACGTCTGATAGGTCTTTCTACCACAAATAAAGAAGAAATGCAAGCAGCAATTGCTGAAGGTGTAGATTATATTGGCGTGGGGCCAGTTTATGAAACTCCGACGAAAATAGGTAAAGCCGCAACAGGTTTAGAATATGTCAGCTATGCAGCCAAAAATTGCTCAATCCCTTGGTTTGCGATTGGGGGAATAGATGCCAATAATATCAATGATGTGATTGATGCTGGAGCCGAACGTGTAGCGGTGGTGCGATCGCTCATGCAAGCTGAACAGCCTACCCTAGTGACGCAATATTTACTTTCCCAACTCAATCGCATTAAACCAGAACTTTAA
- the blaOXA gene encoding class D beta-lactamase → MKNILFGISQFLWRTHRSQSLIFTVIGCLAVSSVITFGKMHVLAQPASTSSERPAVKAPNLGRHFQEFGREGSILIYDSKNNRTYEHNPQRNATAIAPASTFKIFNALVALETGVVPDDVAVLTWDGIHREIDAWNHDTNLRQAFKDSTVWFYQVLARRIGYERMQEFINKVGYGNRQIGTAADIDRFWLQKPLQITPKEQIKFLQRLYQGDLPFSQRTINLVKDIMVREQTPDYTLRGKTGWLTSTKPNVGWFVGYLEQNKNVYFFATTLDMQKPEDAPVRIEITRHSLKDLGLLTQIN, encoded by the coding sequence ATGAAAAATATCTTGTTTGGCATATCGCAATTCCTTTGGCGTACTCACCGATCGCAATCTCTTATTTTTACAGTTATTGGATGTCTTGCTGTATCGAGTGTGATTACCTTTGGGAAAATGCATGTTCTAGCTCAACCTGCTTCCACTTCATCTGAACGTCCCGCTGTGAAAGCGCCAAATTTGGGGCGACACTTTCAAGAATTTGGGCGTGAAGGCTCAATCTTGATTTACGACTCAAAAAATAACCGCACCTACGAACACAATCCTCAACGTAATGCAACTGCGATCGCACCAGCTTCGACATTCAAAATTTTTAACGCATTGGTGGCGCTAGAAACAGGTGTAGTTCCTGATGATGTGGCAGTTCTCACTTGGGATGGAATTCACCGAGAAATTGATGCCTGGAATCATGATACGAATTTGCGTCAAGCTTTTAAGGATTCAACTGTTTGGTTCTATCAAGTGCTGGCACGTAGAATTGGATATGAACGGATGCAGGAATTTATTAACAAAGTAGGCTACGGGAACCGTCAAATTGGTACCGCCGCAGACATTGATCGTTTTTGGTTACAAAAGCCATTGCAAATTACACCCAAAGAGCAAATTAAGTTTTTGCAACGGTTGTATCAAGGCGATTTACCTTTCTCGCAACGGACAATAAATCTTGTCAAAGACATTATGGTACGTGAACAAACTCCAGACTACACACTGCGAGGAAAAACGGGATGGTTAACAAGTACTAAACCAAATGTTGGTTGGTTCGTGGGTTATTTAGAGCAAAACAAAAACGTTTACTTTTTCGCCACAACCCTTGATATGCAAAAACCAGAAGATGCACCAGTCCGCATCGAGATTACACGACACAGCCTTAAGGATTTGGGTTTACTGACTCAAATCAACTAA
- a CDS encoding aldehyde dehydrogenase family protein: MTTPLSCRNYIDGQWLSAGGEATLESRNPADKTEVVATFPRSQVKDVDTAVAAARKAYRSWRTVPAPARAEYIFRVGEILLQHKEELAQLISREMGKPLTEARGDVQEGIDCAFYSAGEGRRLFGQTTPSEMSNKFAMTVRMPIGVCALITPWNFPVAIPCWKAMPALVCGNTVILKPAEDTSACATKLIEIFQQAGLPPGVINLVHGVGEEAGKALVEHPNVDLVSFTGSSETGAFVGATCGRTHKRVCLEMGGKNAQVVMEDADLELALDGAVWGAFGTTGQRCTATSRLILHRDIKEKFTAMLYERTSKLRLGAGIDPNADIGPIVNEKQLQQVRKYLDIAREEGAKVLIGGEIASEGSLKNGYFFQPTILDDVTPDMRVAREEIFGPVVVLIEVSSFEDAIAILNDSNYGLSSSVYTRDINRAFTAMRDIEAGITYINGPTIGAEVHLPFGGVKQTGNGHREAGTTALDVFTEWKSVYVDFSGSLQRAQIDNRS, translated from the coding sequence ATGACAACTCCGCTATCTTGCCGCAATTATATAGACGGTCAATGGTTGAGTGCTGGAGGAGAAGCAACCCTAGAAAGTCGCAACCCTGCTGACAAAACCGAAGTGGTTGCCACATTTCCCCGTTCTCAAGTTAAAGATGTAGATACAGCGGTAGCCGCCGCCCGTAAAGCCTACCGCAGTTGGCGCACAGTCCCCGCCCCAGCTAGGGCAGAATACATCTTTCGCGTCGGGGAAATATTACTCCAGCATAAGGAAGAACTTGCCCAGTTAATCAGTCGGGAAATGGGTAAACCCTTGACAGAAGCCAGAGGAGATGTCCAAGAAGGTATTGACTGTGCATTTTACAGTGCTGGCGAAGGAAGGCGACTATTTGGGCAAACCACACCGTCGGAAATGTCCAATAAATTTGCCATGACTGTGCGGATGCCCATAGGAGTCTGTGCCTTAATTACTCCCTGGAATTTCCCAGTGGCAATTCCTTGCTGGAAAGCTATGCCAGCCTTGGTATGTGGTAATACAGTTATTCTCAAACCTGCCGAAGATACTTCCGCCTGTGCAACTAAATTGATTGAAATTTTTCAACAAGCAGGTTTACCACCAGGAGTAATTAACTTGGTGCATGGTGTGGGAGAAGAGGCGGGGAAAGCTTTAGTTGAGCATCCCAATGTCGATTTAGTCTCGTTTACCGGTTCTTCAGAAACGGGTGCTTTTGTCGGCGCTACTTGCGGACGCACTCACAAGCGTGTCTGTTTGGAAATGGGTGGTAAAAACGCTCAAGTGGTGATGGAAGATGCCGATTTGGAACTTGCTCTCGATGGTGCAGTGTGGGGAGCATTTGGGACAACCGGTCAACGATGTACAGCTACCAGTCGCTTGATTTTGCATCGTGATATCAAAGAAAAATTTACCGCTATGCTTTATGAGCGTACCAGTAAATTACGCTTGGGTGCTGGCATTGACCCAAATGCAGATATTGGCCCGATAGTCAATGAAAAACAACTCCAACAGGTGAGGAAGTATTTGGATATTGCTCGTGAAGAAGGAGCAAAAGTTTTAATTGGTGGAGAAATTGCCAGTGAAGGCTCACTGAAAAACGGTTACTTCTTTCAACCAACTATTTTGGATGATGTAACTCCTGATATGCGCGTCGCCCGTGAAGAGATATTTGGGCCAGTGGTGGTATTAATTGAGGTTAGCTCCTTTGAGGATGCGATCGCAATTCTCAACGATAGCAATTATGGTCTTTCTTCTTCAGTTTACACCCGCGATATCAACCGAGCTTTTACTGCCATGCGTGATATCGAAGCAGGCATCACTTATATTAACGGCCCTACTATTGGTGCAGAGGTACATTTGCCCTTTGGTGGTGTGAAACAAACTGGTAACGGACACCGCGAAGCTGGAACTACTGCTTTGGATGTTTTTACAGAGTGGAAAAGTGTTTATGTTGACTTTTCTGGAAGTTTGCAACGCGCTCAGATAGATAACCGCAGCTAG
- a CDS encoding cyclase family protein, with product MIQPRSQNSITYTQVIHLSHVIDIDIPQWSGDPIVEFETVAELNNDGYYLRRFSLGEHSATHINAPNSFHSFAVGIDQYPAQSLVVPAVVINICQATAVNPDYALTIADVLAWEEEYGEVYPGRVVLLNTGWQKKWLDKSAFLNHDAQGIPHFPGFGSDATQFLLNERQIAGVGIDTHGVDPGQDNSFAINRLVLEQPRIVLENLTNLDQLPAKGTTLAIAPLRLRGGSGSPVGVLAFIP from the coding sequence ATGATACAACCCCGAAGTCAAAATAGTATCACCTACACACAGGTTATCCACCTAAGTCATGTCATTGACATAGACATTCCCCAATGGTCTGGAGATCCCATAGTAGAATTTGAAACTGTAGCTGAACTAAATAATGATGGCTATTACCTGCGGCGTTTCTCCTTGGGGGAGCATAGCGCTACCCATATCAACGCCCCTAACAGCTTTCATAGTTTTGCCGTGGGAATTGACCAATACCCAGCCCAATCTTTAGTTGTACCTGCGGTGGTCATCAATATTTGCCAAGCCACAGCGGTTAATCCTGATTATGCCCTGACTATTGCTGATGTTTTGGCTTGGGAAGAAGAATACGGTGAAGTTTATCCTGGCCGCGTAGTTTTACTGAATACTGGTTGGCAAAAAAAGTGGTTGGATAAAAGTGCATTCCTCAATCATGATGCTCAAGGGATTCCCCACTTTCCCGGATTTGGCAGCGATGCGACTCAATTTTTACTCAATGAACGGCAAATCGCTGGGGTAGGAATTGATACTCATGGTGTAGATCCTGGACAGGATAACAGTTTTGCGATTAATCGCCTAGTTTTAGAACAACCGCGCATTGTCTTGGAAAATCTGACAAATTTGGATCAACTACCAGCTAAAGGTACTACTCTAGCGATCGCACCTCTAAGATTGCGTGGTGGTTCTGGTTCTCCTGTGGGGGTGTTGGCGTTCATCCCTTAA
- the atzF gene encoding allophanate hydrolase has translation MTDLFSLDIASLLTAYRTAQLQPTDVIESVYRRIAARGNDAVWIHLLPQAKAIAQAQFLAGRNLDDLPLYGIPFAVKDNIDVAKIPTTAACPAYSYIPDKTATVVDRLLQAGAILIGKTNLDQFATGLVGVRSPFGACSSVFHDDYISGGSSSGSAVAVAAGLVSFSLGTDTAGSGRVPAAFNNIVGLKPTRGVLSTSGVVPACRSLDCVSIFTLNCQDAAIVWQVASGFDATDSYSRQIPAQTAAIPSSFSFGVPKADQLKFFGDAAAADLYEQGLQRLKAIGGNLVEIDFQPFQQAADLLYSGAWVAERLAAIQPFFETQADAMHPVVRQIISNGLRYTAVDTFKGFYALEALKQEAAQQWQKVNILALPTTGTIYTKAEVEADAIALNTNLGYYTNFVNLMDLCAIALPAGFRANGLPAGITLIGQGFQDAALCQLGARYHHQMGGIYGKTTSVRISP, from the coding sequence ATGACAGACTTGTTCAGCCTGGATATTGCATCGCTGCTTACAGCTTATCGAACGGCTCAATTGCAACCAACAGATGTCATTGAGTCAGTTTATCGCCGGATTGCCGCACGGGGAAACGATGCCGTCTGGATTCATCTATTACCACAAGCAAAAGCGATCGCTCAAGCTCAATTCCTCGCTGGCAGGAATCTCGATGATTTGCCTCTTTACGGCATCCCTTTCGCTGTGAAAGATAATATAGATGTGGCAAAAATACCTACAACCGCCGCCTGTCCAGCCTACAGCTACATCCCAGACAAAACGGCAACAGTAGTTGATCGCTTACTCCAAGCTGGGGCAATTTTGATTGGCAAAACCAATCTCGATCAGTTTGCCACAGGGTTAGTCGGAGTGCGATCGCCATTCGGTGCATGTAGCAGTGTTTTCCATGACGATTATATTTCCGGTGGCTCTAGTTCTGGTTCCGCCGTGGCAGTCGCAGCGGGGCTGGTGAGTTTTTCACTAGGCACTGATACAGCTGGTTCTGGACGAGTCCCTGCGGCATTTAACAACATTGTCGGACTCAAGCCTACCAGAGGTGTATTAAGTACATCCGGGGTTGTGCCTGCCTGTCGTTCCCTCGATTGCGTTTCCATTTTTACATTGAATTGCCAAGATGCTGCGATCGTCTGGCAAGTCGCCAGTGGCTTTGATGCCACCGATAGTTATTCTCGCCAAATTCCAGCACAAACCGCAGCAATTCCATCATCATTTTCCTTTGGAGTACCCAAGGCTGATCAATTGAAATTCTTCGGTGATGCAGCCGCAGCAGATTTGTATGAACAAGGATTACAGCGGTTAAAGGCGATCGGCGGGAATCTTGTGGAAATTGATTTTCAGCCTTTCCAGCAAGCTGCTGATTTGCTCTACTCTGGTGCCTGGGTGGCAGAAAGACTTGCTGCTATTCAACCGTTCTTTGAAACTCAAGCTGATGCCATGCATCCCGTTGTCCGCCAAATCATTAGCAATGGTTTACGCTACACGGCGGTGGATACTTTCAAAGGTTTCTATGCTCTTGAAGCCCTGAAGCAAGAAGCTGCACAGCAGTGGCAAAAAGTCAATATTTTGGCGTTGCCTACTACGGGCACTATCTACACCAAAGCAGAAGTAGAAGCTGATGCGATCGCTCTCAACACCAACCTGGGCTATTACACCAATTTCGTTAACTTGATGGACTTGTGTGCGATCGCCCTTCCTGCTGGCTTTCGTGCCAATGGTTTGCCCGCTGGCATTACCTTAATTGGACAAGGGTTTCAAGACGCGGCACTGTGTCAATTGGGTGCCCGCTATCACCATCAGATGGGCGGTATTTATGGCAAAACAACTTCTGTGAGGATTTCCCCATGA
- the thiS gene encoding sulfur carrier protein ThiS — protein MSNEITIQVNGETHSCSFEISLPDLLQQLGFNPRLVAVEYNGEILHRQFWPETKVQPSDRLEVVTIVGGG, from the coding sequence ATGTCTAATGAGATTACGATTCAGGTAAATGGGGAAACCCATAGCTGTTCGTTTGAAATTTCTTTACCCGACTTACTCCAACAATTGGGTTTTAACCCCCGTTTGGTGGCTGTAGAGTATAACGGCGAAATTTTACACCGCCAGTTTTGGCCGGAAACAAAAGTGCAACCAAGCGATCGCTTAGAAGTAGTAACTATTGTCGGGGGTGGTTAG